In one window of Campylobacter coli DNA:
- the truA gene encoding tRNA pseudouridine(38-40) synthase TruA, whose product MMKLKIVFSYDGSKFLGSATQPHKKSVQDALQDALSHLGIFSAVLMASRTDKGVHASYAVACVECGEHFRDLNYLKKQINKFSHPFIHVKNLKIMPSNFEVRYNVKSREYRYIFYHGAYNPFLASYVHFYPFIDILKADLILQNFVGVKDFKFFCKSGGDNKTTIREIFLAKAYSYKEFTIFRFKANGFLRAQIRLMVASVLKVLENKMSEEELKEQIEAKKQYNHFLAPPCGLYLSRISY is encoded by the coding sequence TTGATGAAATTAAAAATTGTTTTTTCCTATGATGGATCGAAATTTTTGGGTTCAGCTACCCAACCTCATAAAAAAAGCGTTCAAGATGCCTTACAAGATGCTTTAAGTCATCTTGGAATTTTTTCCGCTGTATTGATGGCTTCTCGTACTGATAAGGGGGTGCATGCAAGCTATGCTGTTGCCTGTGTGGAATGCGGGGAGCATTTTAGGGATTTGAACTATCTTAAAAAGCAAATCAATAAATTTTCTCATCCTTTCATACATGTTAAAAATTTAAAAATCATGCCTTCAAATTTTGAAGTAAGATACAATGTAAAAAGCAGAGAATATCGCTATATCTTTTATCACGGAGCTTATAATCCTTTTTTGGCTTCTTATGTTCATTTTTATCCTTTTATCGATATTTTAAAGGCTGATCTTATTTTGCAAAATTTTGTAGGTGTTAAGGATTTTAAATTCTTTTGCAAAAGCGGAGGGGATAATAAAACAACTATCAGGGAAATATTTTTAGCTAAAGCGTATTCTTATAAGGAATTTACTATTTTTCGTTTTAAGGCTAATGGTTTTTTAAGAGCACAAATAAGATTAATGGTTGCTAGTGTTTTAAAAGTTTTAGAAAATAAGATGAGCGAGGAAGAGCTAAAAGAGCAAATCGAAGCTAAAAAACAATACAATCATTTTTTAGCCCCGCCTTGCGGACTTTATTTGAGTAGAATTTCTTATTAG
- the uppS gene encoding polyprenyl diphosphate synthase, whose amino-acid sequence MNELKHLAVVMDGNRRWAKAKGFLAKLGYSQGVKTMQKLMEACVEEGISNLSLFAFSTENWNRPQDEIEFIFELLDRCLDEALKEFEKNNVRLRAIGDLSRLDTHLQEKIALVEEKTKHCDLLCVNLAISYGAKDEIVRSVKRLIEKGLEINEKNISDNLDLPLDVDLMLRVGNAKRLSNFLLWQCAYAEIYFSETLFPSLTKREFKKIIKEFRKRERTFGK is encoded by the coding sequence ATGAATGAACTAAAACATCTTGCTGTTGTAATGGATGGCAATAGGCGTTGGGCTAAGGCAAAAGGCTTTTTAGCAAAGCTTGGATACTCTCAAGGTGTTAAAACCATGCAAAAGCTTATGGAAGCTTGTGTAGAAGAGGGAATTTCAAATTTAAGCCTTTTTGCCTTTAGCACTGAAAATTGGAACAGGCCTCAAGATGAGATTGAATTTATTTTTGAGCTTTTGGATCGTTGTTTGGATGAAGCCTTAAAAGAATTTGAAAAAAACAATGTAAGATTAAGAGCTATCGGGGATTTATCAAGACTTGATACACATTTGCAAGAAAAAATAGCCCTTGTGGAAGAAAAAACTAAGCATTGTGATTTGCTTTGTGTGAATTTAGCTATCAGTTATGGAGCAAAAGATGAAATCGTGCGTTCAGTTAAGCGCTTGATTGAAAAAGGCTTGGAAATCAATGAAAAAAATATAAGCGATAATTTAGACTTGCCTTTAGATGTGGATTTGATGCTTCGCGTGGGAAATGCCAAAAGATTGTCTAATTTCTTGCTTTGGCAATGTGCTTATGCAGAAATTTATTTTAGCGAAACCTTATTTCCTTCTCTTACAAAAAGAGAATTTAAAAAAATCATAAAAGAATTTAGAAAAAGAGAGAGAACTTTTGGAAAATAA
- the glmU gene encoding bifunctional UDP-N-acetylglucosamine diphosphorylase/glucosamine-1-phosphate N-acetyltransferase GlmU, producing the protein MKTSILILAAGLGTRMKSEKPKVLQELCQKSMILHILEKAFAISEDVSVVLSHQKERVEKEILEHFPKTQILEQDLINFPGTAGALKGFTPKNEKVLILCGDMPLVEKTSLEALLQSEGELSLAVFNARDAKSYGRVIIKDDQVEKIVEFKDANEEERKVSICNAGVYVIESKLLAQILPLIDNHNAAKEYYLTDSISLAKKQGASIKAVFVDEDEFMGINDKFELNIAQNLMQEKIKKHWMKQGVIFHLPQSTYIGMDVEFVGECEVYENVRIEGKSKIINSIIKSSSVIENSIVENSDVGPLAHLRPKCELKDTHIGNFVECKNAKLNGVKAGHLSYLGDCEIESGTNIGCGTITCNYDGVKKHKTIIGKNVFVGSDTQFIAPVKIEDDVIIAAGSSVDCNVESGVLFINRAEKKLIKDYFYKKFQK; encoded by the coding sequence ATGAAAACTTCCATTTTGATTTTAGCAGCAGGGCTTGGAACAAGAATGAAATCTGAAAAACCAAAAGTATTACAAGAGCTGTGTCAAAAAAGTATGATTTTGCATATTTTAGAAAAAGCTTTTGCTATAAGCGAAGATGTGAGCGTGGTTTTATCTCATCAAAAAGAACGCGTTGAAAAAGAAATTTTAGAGCATTTTCCCAAAACGCAAATTTTAGAACAAGATTTGATTAATTTCCCAGGTACTGCAGGTGCTCTAAAGGGTTTTACGCCTAAAAATGAAAAAGTTTTAATTCTTTGCGGAGATATGCCTTTGGTTGAAAAAACAAGCTTGGAAGCTTTGCTTCAAAGTGAAGGTGAGCTTAGTTTGGCTGTTTTTAATGCAAGAGATGCTAAGAGTTATGGAAGAGTGATTATTAAAGATGATCAAGTGGAAAAAATTGTTGAATTTAAAGACGCAAATGAAGAAGAAAGAAAAGTGAGTATTTGCAATGCGGGTGTATATGTGATAGAGTCTAAGCTTTTAGCACAAATTCTACCCCTTATAGATAATCATAATGCCGCAAAAGAATACTATCTAACCGATTCTATCTCTTTGGCTAAAAAACAAGGTGCAAGTATCAAAGCTGTTTTTGTAGATGAAGATGAATTTATGGGGATAAATGATAAATTTGAGTTAAACATAGCACAAAATTTAATGCAAGAAAAGATTAAAAAACACTGGATGAAACAGGGTGTGATTTTTCATTTACCACAAAGCACTTATATAGGAATGGATGTGGAATTTGTGGGTGAGTGTGAAGTATATGAAAATGTTCGCATAGAAGGAAAAAGCAAGATTATTAATTCTATCATTAAAAGTTCAAGTGTTATTGAAAATAGTATTGTTGAAAATTCTGATGTAGGTCCTTTGGCACATTTGCGTCCTAAATGCGAGCTAAAAGACACTCATATAGGAAATTTCGTAGAATGTAAAAATGCCAAGTTAAATGGTGTAAAAGCAGGGCATTTAAGCTATTTGGGAGATTGTGAGATAGAGAGTGGGACAAATATAGGATGTGGAACTATAACTTGTAATTATGACGGAGTTAAAAAACATAAAACCATCATAGGAAAAAATGTTTTTGTAGGCTCTGATACTCAATTTATCGCGCCTGTAAAAATAGAAGATGATGTGATTATTGCTGCTGGAAGCTCTGTTGATTGCAATGTTGAAAGCGGAGTTCTTTTTATCAACCGCGCAGAAAAAAAACTTATCAAAGATTATTTTTATAAGAAATTTCAAAAATGA
- a CDS encoding prepilin peptidase, with translation MENNPIAFLILAILGASLGSFCMSMTMRFCENKPLLSLRSYCFSCHQKLKPLELIPIFSYIFLCFRCKTCHTKIPFYVFLAEILGIIFAWIAYLLSQDMVEFIHLLIFLFVLFALSCIDLKFQAVPQKLLWLIFFVAFSFAFNSDEFMYFFIFENFQNGFMVQAFIFAGFLFLLKNFIAFIKNFRTKNIQENLGDADIIILASMAGIFGFKGAFIILFLASLLSLPFFVYNKNIKLAFLPFINAAFVMYLIYLIVQELI, from the coding sequence TTGGAAAATAATCCTATAGCTTTTTTGATTTTAGCTATTTTAGGAGCGAGCTTGGGTTCGTTTTGTATGAGTATGACAATGCGTTTTTGTGAAAACAAACCCTTATTAAGCTTGCGTTCTTATTGCTTTTCTTGTCATCAAAAACTTAAGCCTTTGGAGTTAATACCTATTTTTTCTTATATTTTTCTTTGTTTTAGGTGTAAAACTTGCCATACTAAAATCCCTTTTTATGTTTTTTTGGCTGAAATTTTGGGGATTATTTTTGCTTGGATTGCTTATTTATTAAGTCAAGATATGGTGGAATTTATCCATTTATTGATTTTTTTATTTGTTTTATTTGCACTTTCTTGTATAGATTTAAAATTTCAGGCTGTACCTCAAAAATTGCTTTGGTTGATTTTTTTTGTTGCATTTTCTTTTGCTTTTAATAGTGATGAATTTATGTATTTTTTTATATTTGAGAATTTTCAAAATGGATTTATGGTTCAGGCTTTTATTTTTGCTGGTTTTTTATTTTTACTTAAAAATTTTATAGCATTTATAAAGAATTTTAGAACAAAAAATATACAAGAAAATTTAGGTGATGCAGATATTATCATCCTTGCTAGTATGGCAGGGATTTTTGGTTTTAAGGGTGCTTTTATAATTCTTTTTCTTGCTTCGTTATTGTCTTTGCCTTTTTTTGTCTATAATAAAAATATAAAACTAGCATTTTTGCCCTTCATCAATGCTGCTTTTGTGATGTATTTGATATATTTGATTGTTCAGGAATTAATATGA
- the fliP gene encoding flagellar type III secretion system pore protein FliP (The bacterial flagellar biogenesis protein FliP forms a type III secretion system (T3SS)-type pore required for flagellar assembly.) — protein sequence MLTLLFISGFFSVIFAAEATIPTVNLSLSAPDTPNQLVTTLNIVIVLTILALAPSIVFVMTSFLRLIVVFSFLRQAMGTQSMPPNTILVTLALILTFFIMEPVATKSYNEGIKPYLAEQIGYEEAFARGVKPFKDFMLKNTREKDLALFYRIRNLPNPKTIDDVPLTVLVPAFMISELKTAFEIGFLIYLPFLVIDMVVSSVLMAMGMMMLPPVMISLPFKLLIFVLVDGWNLLVQRLVESFVT from the coding sequence ATTTTAACATTATTGTTTATCAGCGGTTTTTTTAGCGTTATTTTCGCTGCCGAAGCAACAATTCCTACGGTAAATTTAAGCCTAAGTGCTCCTGATACTCCTAATCAACTTGTTACAACCCTAAATATAGTCATAGTCTTAACCATACTTGCACTAGCTCCAAGTATAGTCTTTGTTATGACTTCTTTTTTGCGCTTGATCGTAGTTTTTTCATTCTTGCGTCAAGCCATGGGGACTCAAAGTATGCCGCCTAATACAATCTTAGTAACTTTGGCATTGATTTTAACCTTTTTTATAATGGAACCTGTGGCTACAAAGTCTTATAATGAAGGTATCAAGCCTTATTTAGCAGAGCAAATAGGCTATGAAGAAGCTTTTGCAAGAGGTGTAAAACCTTTTAAAGATTTTATGCTTAAAAACACACGCGAAAAAGATTTAGCTTTATTTTATCGCATACGCAACCTTCCCAACCCTAAAACCATTGATGATGTTCCGCTTACGGTTTTAGTTCCTGCTTTTATGATTTCAGAACTTAAAACTGCTTTTGAGATAGGCTTTTTGATTTATTTGCCGTTTTTAGTTATCGATATGGTTGTAAGTTCGGTTTTGATGGCGATGGGGATGATGATGCTTCCTCCTGTTATGATTTCATTGCCTTTTAAACTTTTGATTTTTGTTCTTGTAGATGGGTGGAATTTACTTGTTCAAAGATTGGTAGAAAGTTTTGTAACTTAA
- the coaBC gene encoding bifunctional phosphopantothenoylcysteine decarboxylase/phosphopantothenate--cysteine ligase CoaBC — MKKTILLAISGSIAFYKAYELISLFKKEGFRVKVLLSNGLLKFASKMSFEALADEILCEENESWKNSNNHIAFSKDADLILFAPASVNSINKLALGIADNLFIQTLIATNKPLIIAPAANTNMYHHFSTQNSLALLKKNQALIIEPISKILACKDEGIGALAEVKDIFNISKRELLKQSFWCDKEVVISGGGTKEKIDNVRCVSNFSSGKMAKAIADAFYFLGAKVTLLSSVYFDTPYPLKSFESSLELKELLEQNSNKDYLIMAAAVSDFIPEFKKGKIKKNEHLEGLNLHLRLNEDLLKNLNFKGKKIGFKMEFDAQNALENAKKSLNDKKLDMVCLNILEEENYFGSSKNEIHFITANKIEKSGLKSKEDLAFDLASWCEKI; from the coding sequence ATGAAAAAAACCATACTTCTAGCCATAAGTGGTAGTATAGCTTTTTATAAAGCTTATGAGCTTATATCTTTGTTTAAAAAAGAAGGTTTTAGGGTAAAAGTCTTGCTTTCTAATGGGCTTTTAAAATTCGCTTCTAAAATGAGCTTTGAGGCTTTAGCAGATGAAATTTTATGCGAAGAGAATGAGAGCTGGAAAAACTCAAATAATCATATCGCTTTTAGTAAAGATGCGGATTTGATTCTTTTTGCACCTGCAAGTGTAAATTCTATCAACAAACTAGCCTTAGGAATAGCTGATAATCTTTTCATACAAACCCTAATTGCTACAAACAAGCCATTAATCATCGCTCCTGCTGCAAATACCAATATGTATCATCATTTTAGCACCCAAAATTCATTAGCCTTACTTAAAAAAAATCAAGCTTTGATTATAGAGCCAATTTCAAAAATTTTAGCTTGTAAAGATGAGGGTATCGGAGCTTTGGCTGAAGTAAAAGATATCTTTAATATAAGCAAAAGAGAGCTTTTAAAGCAATCATTTTGGTGCGATAAAGAAGTTGTCATTAGTGGTGGAGGGACAAAAGAAAAGATTGATAATGTGCGTTGTGTGAGTAATTTTTCAAGTGGAAAAATGGCAAAGGCAATCGCTGATGCGTTTTATTTTTTAGGAGCTAAAGTAACGCTTTTAAGTTCGGTTTATTTTGATACTCCTTATCCTCTTAAGAGTTTTGAAAGTTCGCTAGAATTAAAAGAATTGCTAGAGCAAAATTCAAACAAAGATTATTTAATCATGGCAGCAGCTGTAAGTGATTTTATACCCGAATTTAAAAAAGGCAAAATCAAAAAAAATGAGCATTTAGAGGGTTTAAATTTGCATTTAAGATTAAATGAAGATCTGCTTAAAAATTTAAATTTTAAAGGTAAAAAGATAGGCTTTAAGATGGAATTTGACGCTCAAAATGCTTTAGAAAATGCCAAAAAATCGCTCAATGATAAAAAGCTTGATATGGTTTGTCTAAATATCTTAGAAGAGGAAAATTATTTTGGAAGTTCCAAGAATGAAATTCATTTTATTACAGCAAACAAGATTGAAAAAAGCGGTTTAAAAAGCAAGGAAGATTTGGCTTTTGATTTGGCTTCTTGGTGTGAAAAAATATGA
- a CDS encoding ABC transporter ATP-binding protein, producing the protein MSLFRVENGTFIRNQRIIFKGINFAIDKSEVLAILGRNGVGKTTLIQCCMGFLKWADGASYLQNRAVETISHQELFSKISYIPQAKNLKIGLKVLDMILLGFNTKITTIPKKEHIDKANEIMEDLEIMHLAQKTCDCLSGGELQMVIFARALVNEPLLIVLDEPESNLDFKNQDRVLKTLEFLKKKGKSVIINTHYPQNAQRLADKILIMHKNRDCIIGDKQLINKRQLSKSFEVDRSFFEYMATL; encoded by the coding sequence GTGAGCTTGTTTAGAGTAGAAAATGGAACTTTTATCCGCAACCAAAGGATAATTTTTAAAGGAATTAATTTTGCAATCGATAAAAGTGAAGTTTTGGCTATTCTTGGTAGAAATGGAGTGGGCAAAACTACTTTAATCCAATGTTGCATGGGATTTCTTAAATGGGCTGATGGAGCAAGCTATTTGCAAAATAGAGCGGTTGAAACAATATCACATCAGGAATTATTTTCTAAAATATCTTATATACCGCAAGCTAAAAATTTAAAGATCGGCTTAAAGGTTCTTGATATGATACTTTTAGGTTTTAACACTAAGATTACAACGATACCTAAAAAAGAGCATATTGATAAAGCTAATGAAATCATGGAAGATTTAGAGATAATGCATTTAGCTCAAAAAACTTGTGATTGTTTAAGCGGAGGAGAGTTGCAAATGGTGATTTTTGCTAGAGCACTCGTGAATGAACCTTTATTGATTGTGCTGGATGAACCAGAGTCTAATTTAGATTTTAAAAATCAAGATAGAGTTTTAAAAACTTTGGAATTTTTAAAAAAGAAAGGAAAAAGCGTTATTATCAATACTCACTATCCACAAAATGCTCAAAGACTTGCAGATAAAATACTTATTATGCATAAAAATAGAGATTGTATTATAGGAGATAAGCAATTGATAAATAAAAGGCAATTAAGCAAAAGTTTCGAGGTAGATCGTAGTTTTTTCGAATATATGGCAACTTTATAA
- the ilvA gene encoding threonine ammonia-lyase: protein MLELNKIYQAKQKIADFVSKTPFIHSSFLSELCKSEVYLKNENLQITGAYKIRGAYNKIANLDLEAKKAGVIAASAGNHAQGVAISAKKFGTKAIIVMPESTPLLKVSATKNLGAEVILKGDNFDEAYAFATNYAKENGLSFIHPFEDELVMAGQGTLMLEMLDDISDLDTIIAPVGGGGLISGIASAAKQINPNIKIIAVGAKGAPAMHDSFKAKEVKNSKSVRTIADGIAVRDANPINLGIILKCVDEFVQVDDEEIANAVLFLLEKHKIIVEGAGAASVAALLHQKIDIKNSKKIGVVLSGGNIDVQMLNIIIEKGLFKAYRKMQINVTLIDKPGALLNLTDSLKSANANIVKIDYDRFSTKLDYGDAMISITLETKGKEHQEEVRNILKDKGFDFYETF, encoded by the coding sequence ATGCTAGAACTAAATAAAATCTATCAAGCCAAACAAAAAATTGCTGATTTTGTAAGCAAAACCCCTTTTATACATTCTTCTTTTTTAAGCGAACTTTGCAAAAGTGAGGTGTATTTAAAAAATGAAAATTTGCAAATTACAGGAGCTTATAAAATTCGCGGCGCATATAACAAAATAGCCAATTTAGACTTAGAAGCTAAAAAAGCAGGAGTTATAGCTGCTAGTGCTGGAAATCACGCTCAAGGCGTTGCTATAAGTGCAAAGAAATTTGGCACAAAAGCCATAATCGTAATGCCCGAATCCACCCCGCTCTTAAAAGTTTCTGCTACCAAAAATTTAGGCGCGGAAGTCATCTTAAAGGGTGATAATTTTGATGAAGCTTATGCCTTTGCAACAAACTATGCAAAAGAAAATGGATTGAGCTTTATCCACCCTTTTGAAGATGAACTTGTGATGGCAGGACAAGGCACACTTATGCTTGAAATGCTTGATGATATAAGCGATCTTGATACTATCATAGCTCCTGTTGGGGGTGGTGGGCTTATTAGCGGTATAGCAAGTGCTGCAAAGCAGATTAATCCCAATATCAAAATTATTGCAGTAGGCGCCAAAGGAGCTCCTGCAATGCATGATAGTTTTAAAGCAAAAGAGGTTAAAAACTCTAAAAGTGTGCGCACTATAGCAGATGGTATTGCTGTACGCGATGCTAATCCGATTAATTTAGGCATTATTCTTAAGTGCGTAGATGAATTTGTTCAAGTAGATGATGAAGAAATTGCTAATGCGGTATTGTTTTTACTTGAAAAACATAAAATCATAGTCGAAGGCGCAGGTGCTGCAAGTGTGGCCGCCCTACTTCATCAAAAAATCGATATAAAGAATTCTAAAAAAATAGGCGTTGTTTTAAGTGGTGGCAACATTGATGTACAAATGCTAAACATCATCATAGAAAAAGGTCTTTTTAAAGCTTATCGTAAAATGCAAATCAATGTTACTTTAATCGATAAACCAGGAGCTTTACTCAATCTTACAGACAGCTTGAAATCAGCCAATGCAAATATAGTTAAGATTGATTATGATAGGTTTTCAACCAAGCTTGATTATGGCGATGCTATGATTTCTATCACCTTAGAAACCAAAGGCAAAGAACATCAAGAAGAAGTTAGAAATATCTTAAAAGATAAAGGTTTTGATTTTTACGAAACTTTCTAA
- a CDS encoding LptF/LptG family permease, with the protein MKLALRYVLNQFLSTNLSIFFVLFTIVSMVFFIQLAKLTSSIEINFVDLLKLYGFMLPRILIFTLPIAFFIALALALFRLSRENESIVLFTLGFSPKILAKFFLKIAALVSALMLIIALVMIPIVFELQDNFVNFKKTQVKFNYKTGEFGQRFLEWMIFIERQESDRYENIIMYHPKRNIEDKEQLIIAKEAIVQKNEDSFAFKLSNGKMYNFENDQTLFIGNFDKLIVNTQFDNQNLQTKKFYEYWNDLNTNPQRAKEFVIYVTIALFPLASTLFALSFGIVTYRYEKGFIYFGMFGVIAVYFGLLSSFSQPPILASVGIFILSFIASIVCFKKMILSRY; encoded by the coding sequence ATGAAACTTGCTTTAAGATATGTTTTAAATCAATTTTTAAGTACAAATTTATCGATTTTTTTTGTGCTTTTTACTATAGTTTCGATGGTTTTTTTTATACAACTTGCCAAGCTTACTTCTAGTATAGAGATTAATTTTGTAGATTTGCTTAAATTGTATGGCTTTATGTTGCCAAGAATTCTCATTTTTACCTTGCCTATAGCTTTTTTTATCGCTCTTGCTTTAGCTCTTTTTAGACTTTCTAGAGAGAATGAAAGTATAGTATTATTTACCTTGGGATTTTCACCTAAAATTTTGGCTAAGTTTTTTTTAAAAATTGCTGCTTTAGTAAGCGCACTGATGCTAATCATAGCTTTGGTTATGATACCTATAGTGTTTGAATTGCAAGATAATTTTGTGAATTTTAAAAAAACTCAGGTTAAATTTAATTACAAAACGGGCGAATTTGGACAAAGATTTCTTGAATGGATGATTTTTATTGAGAGACAAGAAAGTGATAGATATGAAAATATCATCATGTATCATCCAAAACGCAATATAGAAGACAAAGAGCAATTGATTATCGCAAAGGAAGCGATAGTGCAAAAAAATGAAGACAGCTTTGCTTTTAAGCTTTCTAATGGCAAAATGTATAATTTTGAAAATGATCAAACGCTTTTTATTGGAAATTTTGATAAGCTCATAGTCAATACTCAATTTGATAATCAAAATTTACAGACTAAAAAATTTTATGAGTATTGGAATGATTTAAATACAAATCCCCAACGCGCGAAAGAATTTGTAATTTATGTAACCATAGCATTATTTCCACTTGCAAGCACGCTTTTTGCTCTTTCTTTTGGCATAGTAACTTATCGTTATGAAAAAGGCTTTATTTATTTTGGTATGTTTGGAGTTATTGCTGTATATTTTGGGCTTTTAAGCTCTTTTTCACAGCCTCCGATTTTAGCTTCTGTTGGAATCTTTATCTTAAGTTTTATCGCGTCTATTGTTTGTTTTAAAAAGATGATTTTGAGTCGTTATTGA
- a CDS encoding transporter substrate-binding domain-containing protein, giving the protein MKKIFYFLTLFFALNLVAKDLVVGMELGYPPFEMSDKDGKASGISVDFLEAFAKENDYKLIVKNIAWDGLIPALRTGKIDLIMSSMTITDDRKKAVDFSIPYAQANLAILTPLNSDIKNIKDLDQKGKILALKRGSTGHLYANKNLKNATIHLFDKENAAILEVIQGKADGFFYDQLTIYRTWQKHQDTTRAILAPFQENPEFWGIAIQKGNKELKKELDDFITQSKKDGLFDSLGEKYLKEVKDTFKKENLQFFF; this is encoded by the coding sequence GTGAAAAAAATATTTTATTTTTTAACTTTGTTTTTTGCTCTAAATTTGGTTGCAAAAGACTTGGTTGTAGGTATGGAGTTGGGTTATCCACCTTTTGAAATGAGTGATAAAGACGGAAAAGCAAGTGGGATTAGCGTTGATTTTTTGGAAGCTTTTGCTAAAGAAAATGATTACAAGCTTATAGTAAAAAATATCGCTTGGGATGGGCTGATACCAGCTTTAAGAACGGGTAAAATTGATCTTATTATGTCTTCTATGACAATTACTGATGATCGTAAGAAAGCTGTTGATTTTAGCATTCCTTATGCGCAAGCTAATTTGGCAATTTTAACTCCCCTAAATTCAGATATTAAAAATATCAAAGATTTGGATCAAAAGGGTAAAATTTTGGCTTTAAAGAGAGGTTCTACTGGACATTTATATGCAAATAAAAATCTTAAAAACGCTACGATACATTTATTTGATAAAGAAAATGCAGCTATTTTAGAGGTTATACAAGGCAAAGCAGATGGATTTTTTTATGATCAGCTTACTATTTATAGAACTTGGCAAAAACACCAAGATACCACAAGAGCGATTTTAGCACCTTTTCAAGAAAATCCTGAATTTTGGGGTATAGCTATACAAAAAGGAAACAAAGAGCTTAAAAAAGAACTTGATGATTTTATCACTCAAAGTAAAAAAGATGGACTTTTTGATAGTCTAGGAGAGAAGTATCTTAAAGAAGTTAAAGATACATTTAAGAAAGAAAATTTGCAATTTTTCTTTTAA
- a CDS encoding iron ABC transporter permease, producing MLKYIIGFLILVLVSFYVMGIGRYEISYMQMLKVIYAVVLDQPSVDEKLEYILFNVRIPRIILAIFVGASLGASGASFQAIFRNPLASPDILGVASGAGFGAALALLLGANVYMLTFFAFVFGVLTLFLTLLVARDYSNRIMIVLGGIIITAFFQSLISLLKYIADPQDTLPTITYWLLGSLSVSNLGQLVFCCIGMFIGGLIIVIYRWKHNLLMLDDNEAKSLGLNIVRLRIILIFATTLIVSCVVSICGIIGWVGLIIPHIARIIVGSNMAKVIPFSLIIGALFMIVIDTFSRSVSSEEIPISILSAIIGSLFFMAILFKMKGEMRL from the coding sequence ATGTTGAAGTATATTATAGGTTTTTTAATATTAGTGCTAGTAAGTTTTTATGTAATGGGTATTGGAAGATATGAAATTTCTTATATGCAGATGCTAAAGGTGATTTACGCGGTTGTATTAGATCAACCTTCAGTAGATGAAAAATTAGAATATATTCTTTTTAATGTCAGAATACCTCGTATTATTTTAGCAATTTTTGTAGGAGCTTCTTTGGGGGCTTCAGGAGCTTCTTTTCAGGCTATTTTTAGAAATCCTTTAGCAAGTCCAGATATCTTAGGAGTAGCTAGTGGGGCTGGATTTGGTGCAGCGCTTGCATTATTACTTGGGGCTAATGTTTATATGCTTACATTTTTTGCATTTGTGTTTGGGGTTTTAACCTTATTTTTAACTTTATTAGTCGCAAGAGATTATAGTAATAGAATAATGATTGTTTTGGGTGGGATTATTATCACAGCTTTTTTTCAAAGTCTTATATCTTTATTAAAATATATAGCAGATCCTCAAGATACTCTTCCAACAATTACTTATTGGTTATTAGGCTCTTTAAGTGTGAGTAATTTAGGACAATTGGTATTTTGTTGCATAGGAATGTTTATAGGGGGGCTTATCATAGTGATTTATAGATGGAAGCATAATTTATTAATGCTAGATGATAATGAAGCTAAAAGTTTAGGGCTTAATATTGTTCGTCTTAGGATTATTTTAATATTTGCTACAACTTTGATAGTTTCTTGTGTTGTTAGTATATGTGGAATTATAGGATGGGTAGGTCTTATTATTCCTCATATTGCTAGAATTATTGTAGGTAGCAATATGGCTAAAGTCATTCCTTTTAGTTTGATTATTGGCGCTTTGTTTATGATTGTTATCGACACTTTTAGTCGTTCTGTGAGTTCTGAAGAGATACCTATTTCTATTCTTAGTGCGATTATAGGGTCATTATTTTTTATGGCTATTTTATTTAAAATGAAAGGAGAGATGAGATTGTGA